Proteins co-encoded in one Siniperca chuatsi isolate FFG_IHB_CAS linkage group LG11, ASM2008510v1, whole genome shotgun sequence genomic window:
- the LOC122884453 gene encoding zinc finger protein 664-like — translation MEEDLVEEKSNNSSKISSSTEKQTSINPERPHDEGEESINGGQLDQHQPIHTLEKPCHCNQCGKSFRLSIRLKIHQSIHTGEKPHVCDQCGSSFRRLANLKIHQRIHTGEKPYLCDQCGKTFRFSSTYKVHQRIHTGEKPYVCDQCGKSFRQSCQLKVHQRVHTGEKRHQCTNTV, via the exons ATGGAGGAAGATCTGGTAGAAGAGAAgagtaacaacagcagcaaaattAGTTCATCAACAGAG aAACAGACCAGCATAAATCCAGAAAGACCTCATGATGAGGGTGAGGAGAGTATTAATGGAGGACAGCTGGATCAACATCAGCCTATCCACACTTTAGAGAAACCATGCCACTGTAACCAGTGTGGGAAGAGTTTCAGACTATCTATACGTTTGAAGATTCATCAGAGTATCCACACTGGAGAAAAGCCTCATGTCTGTGACCAGTGTGGGAGTAGTTTTCGTCGATTAGCAAATTTGAAGATTCATCAGCGTATCCACACTGGAGAAAAGCCATACCTCTGTGACCAGTGTGGGAAGACTTTCCGTTTCTCATCGACCTACAAAGTTCATCAGCGTATCCACACTGGAGAAAAGCCTTATGTCTGTGACCAATGTGGGAAGAGTTTCAGGCAATCATGCCAGTTGAAGGTTCATCAGCGTGTCCACACTGGAGAAAAGCGTCATCAGTGCACTAACACGGTTTAG